A stretch of Brassica napus cultivar Da-Ae chromosome C6, Da-Ae, whole genome shotgun sequence DNA encodes these proteins:
- the LOC106404512 gene encoding uncharacterized protein LOC106404512 isoform X2: MIALNFIYFLHLLISSYCPTIERESERKRMGKKEGFFLNRLRAHVRVQPPTTTSHHTCSQEPPNASAETKGRSIMVVVDSCSEAKNALLWTLSHCAQPQDSILLLHFLKAKPSQSGALATGGEETCDKHTASKAYQKVSTLRNICELKRPEVKTEMVVVQGEEKGSTIVKEARERGASLLVLGQKKQYATWRLLMIWASQTRPLTKTDTVEYCINNAPCMAIAVRKRGKKVGGYTLTTKRHKDFWLLA, encoded by the exons ATGATAGCTCTTAATTTCATTTACTTTCTCCACCTTCTTATATCATCTTATTGTCCTACgattgagagagagagtgagagaaagAGAATGGGGAAGAAAGAAGGGTTCTTTCTAAACAGATTAAGGGCTCATGTAAGAGTCCAACCACCGACGACTACTAGCCACCATACCTGCAGCCAAGAACCACCAAATGCATCCGCAGAGACAAAAGGAAGAAGCATAATGGTTGTGGTTGATTCTTGCTCAGAGGCTAAGAACGCTTTGCTTTGGACTCTCTCCCATTGTGCTCAGCCTCAAGACTCCAtccttcttctccattttcttAAAGCTAAACCTTCTCAATCAG GGGCTCTAGCCACCGGAGGAGAAGAAACTTGTGACAAACATACAGCTTCGAAAGCTTATCAAAAAGTTTCAACCTTGAGAAACATTTGTGAGCTAAAAAGACCTGAG GTGAAGACAGAGATGGTGGTTGTACAAGGTGAGGAGAAAGGTTCGACCATAGTTAAGGAGGCAAGAGAACGTGGAGCGTCCTTACTAGTTCTAGGCCAGAAGAAACAGTATGCCACTTGGCGACTACTAATGATATGGGCCTCACAGACCAGACCCTTGACCAAAACCGACACCGTAGAGTATTGCATTAACAACGCTCCTTGTATGGCTATTGCCGTCCGTAAGAGAGGCAAGAAAGTTGGTGGATACACTCTTACAACTAAGCGTCACAAAGATTTCTGGCTTCTGGCATGA
- the LOC106402864 gene encoding ACT domain-containing protein ACR4 isoform X2, translated as MSFSQDMDDEYEKLIRRMNPPRVVIDNDSCKEATVIRVDSANEYGILLEVVQILTDLDLTITKAYISSDGGWFMDVFNVTHQDGNKVTDEVVLDYIQKSLGPEACFSTSLRSVGVIPSTDSTVIELTGCDRPGLLSELTAVLTHLKCSVLNAEVWTHNTRAAAVMEVTDDLTGSAVSDPERLSLIKSLLRNVLKGSNTPKEAKTVVSQGEVHTDRRLHQMMFEDRDYENGVMVDDDSSNVQDERQRPDVCVDNWLDKDYSVVTVRCKDRPKLLFDTVCTLTDMQYVVFHGSVDTEGTEAFQEYYVRHIDGSPVKSEAEKQRVIQCLEAAIKRRVSEGLKLELCTTDRVGLLSNVTRIFRENSLTVTRAEVKTKGGKAVNTFYVSDASGYSIDAKTIDSIRQTIGKTLLKVKNKPKDQQQREKPPSQESPTRFLFGGLFKSKSFVNFGLVRSYS; from the exons ATGAGTTTTTCACAAGATATGGATGATGAGTATGAGAAGCTCATTAGAAGAATGAACCCACCCAG ggTTGTTATTGATAATGACTCTTGCAAGGAGGCAACTGTGATAAGG GTGGATAGTGCAAATGAATATGGGATTCTACTTGAAGTTGTGCAAATCCTCACTGATCTTGACCTCACTATCACCAAAGCTTACATATCCTCTGATGGTGGTTGGTTCATGGATG TATTTAATGTCACTCACCAAGATGGGAACAAAGTCACTGATGAAGTTGTTCTTGACTACATCCAAAAA TCTCTTGGCCCTGAAGCTTGCTTCTCCACTTCCTTGAGATCTGTTGGTGTCATACCATCAACAGACAGCACGGTTATCGAGTTAACCGGTTGTGACAGACCAGGTCTGCTGTCTGAACTGACAGCAGTCCTGACCCACCTCAAATGCAGTGTCCTAAACGCCGAGGTCTGGACACACAACACAAGAGCAGCTGCTGTGATGGAGGTGACAGATGACTTAACCGGTTCCGCAGTTTCTGATCCAGAGAGGCTCTCACTGATCAAGAGCCTTCTCAGGAATGTGCTCAAGGGAAGCAACACACCAAAGGAAGCCAAAACGGTTGTTTCTCAAGGGGAGGTCCACACTGATAGGAGGCTTCATCAGATGATGTTTGAAGATAGAGACTATGAGAACGGTGTGATGGTGGACGACGATTCCTCCAACGTTCAAGATGAAAGGCAAAGACCAGATGTTTGTGTTGATAATTGGCTTGATAAGGACTACTCTGTGGTCACGGTTAGATGTAAAGACAGACCAAAGCTTCTGTTCGACACTGTCTGCACTTTGACTGATATGCAGTATGTGGTTTTCCATGGAAGCGTTGATACTGAAGGCACGGAGGCATTTCAGGAGTATTATGTGAGACACATAGATGGGTCTCCTGTAAAATCAGAGGCGGAGAAGCAAAGAGTCATACAATGTCTTGAAGCAGCTATCAAAAGAAGAGTGTCTGAG GGATTGAAGTTGGAGCTGTGCACTACAGATAGAGTAGGCTTGTTATCAAATGTGACTAGGATTTTCCGCGAAAACAGTCTAACGGTCACGAGAGCTGAAGTGAAAACCAAAGGAGGCAAAGCTGTGAACACATTCTATGTCAGCGATGCATCTGGCTACTCAATCGATGCCAAGACTATAGATTCCATAAGACAAACCATAGGCAAAACTCTCCTCAAAGTTAAGAACAAGCCTAAAGACCAACAACAAAGAGAGAAACCGCCTTCCCAAGAATCACCGACAAGGTTTCTCTTTGGGGGTCTCTTCAAGTCTAAATCTTTCGTCAACTTTGGCTTGGTTCGGTCCTACTCTTGA
- the LOC106402864 gene encoding ACT domain-containing protein ACR4 isoform X1, with amino-acid sequence MDVSMSFSQDMDDEYEKLIRRMNPPRVVIDNDSCKEATVIRVDSANEYGILLEVVQILTDLDLTITKAYISSDGGWFMDVFNVTHQDGNKVTDEVVLDYIQKSLGPEACFSTSLRSVGVIPSTDSTVIELTGCDRPGLLSELTAVLTHLKCSVLNAEVWTHNTRAAAVMEVTDDLTGSAVSDPERLSLIKSLLRNVLKGSNTPKEAKTVVSQGEVHTDRRLHQMMFEDRDYENGVMVDDDSSNVQDERQRPDVCVDNWLDKDYSVVTVRCKDRPKLLFDTVCTLTDMQYVVFHGSVDTEGTEAFQEYYVRHIDGSPVKSEAEKQRVIQCLEAAIKRRVSEGLKLELCTTDRVGLLSNVTRIFRENSLTVTRAEVKTKGGKAVNTFYVSDASGYSIDAKTIDSIRQTIGKTLLKVKNKPKDQQQREKPPSQESPTRFLFGGLFKSKSFVNFGLVRSYS; translated from the exons ATGG ATGTTAGCATGAGTTTTTCACAAGATATGGATGATGAGTATGAGAAGCTCATTAGAAGAATGAACCCACCCAG ggTTGTTATTGATAATGACTCTTGCAAGGAGGCAACTGTGATAAGG GTGGATAGTGCAAATGAATATGGGATTCTACTTGAAGTTGTGCAAATCCTCACTGATCTTGACCTCACTATCACCAAAGCTTACATATCCTCTGATGGTGGTTGGTTCATGGATG TATTTAATGTCACTCACCAAGATGGGAACAAAGTCACTGATGAAGTTGTTCTTGACTACATCCAAAAA TCTCTTGGCCCTGAAGCTTGCTTCTCCACTTCCTTGAGATCTGTTGGTGTCATACCATCAACAGACAGCACGGTTATCGAGTTAACCGGTTGTGACAGACCAGGTCTGCTGTCTGAACTGACAGCAGTCCTGACCCACCTCAAATGCAGTGTCCTAAACGCCGAGGTCTGGACACACAACACAAGAGCAGCTGCTGTGATGGAGGTGACAGATGACTTAACCGGTTCCGCAGTTTCTGATCCAGAGAGGCTCTCACTGATCAAGAGCCTTCTCAGGAATGTGCTCAAGGGAAGCAACACACCAAAGGAAGCCAAAACGGTTGTTTCTCAAGGGGAGGTCCACACTGATAGGAGGCTTCATCAGATGATGTTTGAAGATAGAGACTATGAGAACGGTGTGATGGTGGACGACGATTCCTCCAACGTTCAAGATGAAAGGCAAAGACCAGATGTTTGTGTTGATAATTGGCTTGATAAGGACTACTCTGTGGTCACGGTTAGATGTAAAGACAGACCAAAGCTTCTGTTCGACACTGTCTGCACTTTGACTGATATGCAGTATGTGGTTTTCCATGGAAGCGTTGATACTGAAGGCACGGAGGCATTTCAGGAGTATTATGTGAGACACATAGATGGGTCTCCTGTAAAATCAGAGGCGGAGAAGCAAAGAGTCATACAATGTCTTGAAGCAGCTATCAAAAGAAGAGTGTCTGAG GGATTGAAGTTGGAGCTGTGCACTACAGATAGAGTAGGCTTGTTATCAAATGTGACTAGGATTTTCCGCGAAAACAGTCTAACGGTCACGAGAGCTGAAGTGAAAACCAAAGGAGGCAAAGCTGTGAACACATTCTATGTCAGCGATGCATCTGGCTACTCAATCGATGCCAAGACTATAGATTCCATAAGACAAACCATAGGCAAAACTCTCCTCAAAGTTAAGAACAAGCCTAAAGACCAACAACAAAGAGAGAAACCGCCTTCCCAAGAATCACCGACAAGGTTTCTCTTTGGGGGTCTCTTCAAGTCTAAATCTTTCGTCAACTTTGGCTTGGTTCGGTCCTACTCTTGA
- the LOC106405123 gene encoding floral homeotic protein APETALA 1 C, with product MGRGRVQLKRIENKINRQVTFSKRRAGLFKKAHEISVLCDAEVALVVFSHKGKLFEYSTDSCMEKILERYERYSYAERQLIAPESDVNTNWSMEYNRLKAKIELLERNQRHYLGEDLQAMSPKELQNLEQQLDTALKHIRSRKNQLMYDSVNELQRKEKAIQEQNSMLSKQIKEREKVLMAQQEQWDQQNHGQNMPSPPPPQQHQIQHPYMLSHQPSPFLNMGGLYQEEDPMAMRRNDLDLSLEPVYNCNLGCFAA from the exons ATGGGGAGGGGTAGGGTTCAACTGAAGAGGATAGAGAACAAGATCAATAGACAAGTGACATTCTCCAAAAGAAGAGCTGGTCTTTTCAAGAAAGCTCATGAGATCTCTGTTCTCTGTGATGCTGAAGTTGCCCTTGTTGTCTTCTCCCATAAGGGGAAACTCTTTGAGTACTCCACTGATTCTTG TATGGAGAAGATACTGGAACGCTATGAGAGGTACTCTTACGCGGAGAGACAGCTTATTGCACCTGAGTCCGACGTCAAT ACGAACTGGTCAATGGAGTACAACAGGCTTAAGGCTAAGATTGAGCTTTTGGAGAGAAACCAGAG GCACTATCTTGGGGAAGACTTGCAAGCAATGAGCCCTAAAGAGCTCCAGAATCTGGAACAGCAGCTTGACACTGCCCTTAAGCACATCCGATCTAGAAAA AACCAACTTATGTACGACTCCGTCAATGAGCTCCAAAGAAAG GAGAAGGCGATACAAGAACAAAACAGCATGCTTTCTAAACAG ATCAAGGAGAGGGAAAAGGTTCTTATGGCACAACAAGAGCAATGGGACCAGCAGAACCATGGCCAAAATATGCCTTCGCCGCCGCCCCCGCAGCAGCATCAAATCCAGCATCCATACATGCTCTCTCATCAGCCATCTCCTTTTCTCAACATGGG TGGCCTGTATCAAGAAGAAGATCCAATGGCAATGAGGAGGAACGACCTTGATTTATCTCTTGAACCCGTTTACAACTGCAACCTTGGCTGCTTTGCGGCATGA
- the LOC106406481 gene encoding uncharacterized protein LOC106406481 produces the protein MGEQRQLRSRFCNRMQTKRCSANGIMNEFIVVDDDEVIILDFPESSKKGKAPETSRARDEPVLPRVISIDDDDEDEDTENVHKDGSSSSRMHTSVEVDDGDDDDCQFVQEKCASFRFTKCNQATMPSSGTRFGLDSESESEFSESDCSDCEILEGSQGEVREQWEKAFLEKMKKAGKAGLSEEAGPSNLRCDTNFRPGFESRNEQHDQTSSFFTARNAHRGKRTSSTFFGTEKSGKAGLSEEAGPSNFRPGCESGTDQHDQTASFFSAKNFDGCKGTYSTFFGTEKSDKTGRSEEAGLSDLHCGNKTEQHDQATSFFTARNPDGRKETSSTFFGTDNRNPKTSLFAEPSSLSPGIQVEHERSKSPTSDSTSSKEQRKQNSVKEAEKQPDTEPVQCETSVCSKENQKKKGSEENQKRKAAEHSYTKEVVQEEDASKWSPPHTSDGDGETPPVLGVSNGARCEGGIGESRETIIDPIPSTSEPVQSLQGTAPEIDVMLNREMLKETDEYKKAQEEEWESRQRQLQLQAEEAQRQRKRRKLANTRQLEMERRQKERVEEVRETQKKEEESMNMKEKVRAEITKTLKVLELGCFNMAALLRGLGIPVKGGISPPPQEVHAAYKRAVLKFHPDRASGGDIKQQVEAEETFKLIARMKDKFLS, from the exons ATGGGAGAGCAACGTCAGCTTAGATCACGTTTTTGTAATAGAATGCAAACCAAAAGATGCAGTGCTAATGGCATAATGAACGAGTTTATTGTTGTAGACGATGATGAGGTCATCATTCTTGATTTTCCTGAGTCATCCAAAAAAGGCAAAGCCCCGGAGACATCAAGAGCCAGGGATGAGCCAGTTTTGCCGAGAGTGATTAGCATtgacgatgatgatgaggatgaggataCAGAGAATGTTCACAAAGATGGGAGTAGTTCAAGCCGTATGCACACATCGGTAGAAGtggatgatggtgatgatgatgattgccaattcgttcaagaaaaGTGTGCTTCGTTTAGATTTACGAAGTGCAACCAGGCGACAATGCCCTCTTCTGGAACTCGATTTGGGTTAGATTCTGAATCTGAGAGTGAGTTTTCCGAGAGCGACTGTTCTGATTGTGAGATTTTAGAAGGTTCTCAGGGAGAGGTCCGGGAGCAGTGGGAGAAAGCTTTTTTGGAAAAAATGAAGAAAGCAGGTAAAGCTGGTCTGAGCGAGGAGGCTGGTCCTTCAAATCTCCGCTGTGACACTAACTTCAGGCCTGGTTTCGAGAGTAGAAATGAACAACATGATCAAACCTCTTCCTTCTTTACCGCAAGAAATGCACATAGGGGTAAAAGAACCTCTTCAACTTTCTTTGGAACCGAGAAGTCAGGTAAAGCTGGTCTGAGCGAGGAGGCTGGTCCTTCAAATTTCAGGCCTGGTTGTGAGAGTGGAACTGATCAACATGATCAAACAGCTTCCTTCTTTTCTGCAAAAAACTTTGATGGCTGTAAAGGAACCTATTCAACTTTCTTTGGAACCGAGAAATCAGATAAAACTGGTCGGAGTGAGGAGGCTGGTCTTTCAGATCTTCACTGTGGAAATAAGACTGAACAACATGATCAAGCAACTTCCTTCTTTACAGCAAGAAATCCAGATGGTCGGAAAGAAACCTCTTCTACTTTCTTTGGAACAGATAATCGAAATCCTAAGACATCTTTATTTGCCGAGCCTTCTTCACTGTCACCCGGAATACAAGTTGAGCATGAAAGGTCAAAATCACCTACAAGTGATTCTACATCGTCAAAAgaacagagaaaacaaaatagTGTCAAAGAAGCTGAGAAACAGCCAGACACAGAGCCAGTTCAATGTGAAACTTCAGTGTGTTCCAAagagaatcaaaagaaaaaggggTCCGAAGAGAATCAAAAGAGGAAGGCAGCAGAACATTCTTATACCAAGGAAGTTGTACAAGAAGAAGACGCCTCAAAATGGTCTCCGCCACACACTTCTGATGGGGATGGTGAAACGCCACCTGTGCTTGGCGTAAGTAATGGAGCCAGATGTGAGGGTGGGATAGGTGAATCAAGGGAAACGATCATTGATCCTATCCCATCTACTAGCGAACCAGTGCAAAGTCTACAAGGTACAGCTCCTGAAATCGATGTCATGCTTAACAGAGAAATGTTGAAAGAGACAGATGAGTACAAgaaagcacaagaagaagaatgggAGTCGAGGCAACGGCAGTTACAGCTCCAG GCAGAAGAAGCTCAGAGGCAACGTAAGAGAAGAAAGTTAGCGAACACGCGGCAGTTGGAGATGGAAAGAAGGCAAAAGGAGAGGGTAGAGGAAGTGAGAGAGACACAGAAGAAG GAGGAAGAAAGCATGAACATGAAGGAGAAAGTCCGCGCAGAAATAACCAAAACGCTTAAAGTTCTTGAACTCGGATGCTTCAACATGGCAGCTTTGCTTCGAGGCTTAGGGATTCCGGTTAAGGGTGGAATATCTCCTCCGCCACAAGAG gtACACGCAGCTTACAAACGTGCAGTTCTGAAGTTTCATCCGGACAGAGCTTCAGGAGGTGACATCAAACAGCAGGTCGAAGCAGAAGAAACATTCAAGCTTATTGCTCGGATGAAGGACAAATTTTTATCATAA
- the LOC106404512 gene encoding uncharacterized protein LOC106404512 isoform X1, giving the protein MIALNFIYFLHLLISSYCPTIERESERKRMGKKEGFFLNRLRAHVRVQPPTTTSHHTCSQEPPNASAETKGRSIMVVVDSCSEAKNALLWTLSHCAQPQDSILLLHFLKAKPSQSATGGEETCDKHTASKAYQKVSTLRNICELKRPEVKTEMVVVQGEEKGSTIVKEARERGASLLVLGQKKQYATWRLLMIWASQTRPLTKTDTVEYCINNAPCMAIAVRKRGKKVGGYTLTTKRHKDFWLLA; this is encoded by the exons ATGATAGCTCTTAATTTCATTTACTTTCTCCACCTTCTTATATCATCTTATTGTCCTACgattgagagagagagtgagagaaagAGAATGGGGAAGAAAGAAGGGTTCTTTCTAAACAGATTAAGGGCTCATGTAAGAGTCCAACCACCGACGACTACTAGCCACCATACCTGCAGCCAAGAACCACCAAATGCATCCGCAGAGACAAAAGGAAGAAGCATAATGGTTGTGGTTGATTCTTGCTCAGAGGCTAAGAACGCTTTGCTTTGGACTCTCTCCCATTGTGCTCAGCCTCAAGACTCCAtccttcttctccattttcttAAAGCTAAACCTTCTCAATCAG CCACCGGAGGAGAAGAAACTTGTGACAAACATACAGCTTCGAAAGCTTATCAAAAAGTTTCAACCTTGAGAAACATTTGTGAGCTAAAAAGACCTGAG GTGAAGACAGAGATGGTGGTTGTACAAGGTGAGGAGAAAGGTTCGACCATAGTTAAGGAGGCAAGAGAACGTGGAGCGTCCTTACTAGTTCTAGGCCAGAAGAAACAGTATGCCACTTGGCGACTACTAATGATATGGGCCTCACAGACCAGACCCTTGACCAAAACCGACACCGTAGAGTATTGCATTAACAACGCTCCTTGTATGGCTATTGCCGTCCGTAAGAGAGGCAAGAAAGTTGGTGGATACACTCTTACAACTAAGCGTCACAAAGATTTCTGGCTTCTGGCATGA